The following proteins are co-located in the Paludibaculum fermentans genome:
- a CDS encoding TonB-dependent receptor: protein MSRVWLWGVYLASATLWAQTTGTIVGRVTDPTLAAIPQARVELTNESTGITEVRTLGDEGDFVFQRLIPGNYRLAASAGGFKSVAKRGIVLLVNQTARIDFQLEVGSVTSTLDVEATAPMVQSETSSVGNVVDSNQVRSMPLNGRTGINGLMAMAPGVQQAGSNPAIAGAAYRGGTGQTVDGVSNDDAIGERLLGQMLSLDGVAEFKVIANAAPAEFGKSAQVVIASKSGGNVVHGTLFEFNRNAVATAKTHSAQLLAKPPFNRNEYGGSVGGPAIKNKLFYFGSFEGLRLVQSSTTQMSMPRAAMKTGDLSNLLPTTVIKDPLNGGTPFAGNIIPSNRISSVSQQFMKYMPDPNQPGQGTAGLGTNFVANVPQHQPNDRYSARGDYQITDRDMVSVRYFWTKNGPYSTAGGGVPFGNWDGFGISSKNLAAQYTRVITPTIANVARVGLNYWEDYRMPQNHDLDPSKIIPGATPPLEGLGGLPTISMTGFQTLSDQPGSGDVNHQRQFSDNLSWERGKHSLKFGIDFARVDVVNRQNSSPYRGSFAFDGRYTGNSFSDYLLGDISTSSRATSNFVLDDVNYRFSAYAQDDWRVSNRLTVNVGLRYDYQSPWEKNNDLAVWDRGSNALAVISGTADPIWSGVVPVVDAAKLGLDRSNYMKLGSRNFAPRIGMAFRPLGSAKLVIRAAYGIYYNVMGEYDGAVDLRDLGLNPPFRASQTFLGSNTGVPNLTWSDPWAGTGSSSTSSPPNLYAVDKNFRIGYSQQWNYTMEWEPVRNTAVRASYVGSKATHFVQAVNINDPLPSSLAVQPRRAYQPWGNIYYYQSDRNLALNQLQLGATRRTASGLSFGAEYQFTRALGGPYDGALPTTWTNTRLDRGNSSQYVKNYLVANYIYELPVGKGKPWLSNVSGITNKLVSGWQVAGIATFASGNFLSVSFNSNKTGWPSGRADIVGDPGAALKNELQWFNPAAYAVPAAYTFGNSAPNSITGPGSVNWDTALFKMTSLTERINLELRGEAFNVLNHANLGNPGTNISVPASVGIITSRNGSRVVQFGARLTF, encoded by the coding sequence ATGAGCAGGGTATGGCTCTGGGGCGTGTATCTCGCATCGGCGACCCTATGGGCCCAGACAACCGGCACCATCGTGGGACGCGTGACGGATCCGACCCTCGCCGCCATCCCGCAAGCCCGCGTCGAATTAACAAATGAAAGCACCGGCATCACCGAAGTCCGCACTCTGGGCGACGAAGGCGACTTCGTATTTCAACGGCTGATTCCCGGCAATTACCGGCTGGCCGCCAGCGCCGGCGGCTTCAAGAGTGTGGCCAAGCGCGGCATCGTCCTCCTGGTGAACCAGACGGCGCGCATCGACTTTCAACTGGAAGTGGGCAGCGTCACCTCCACCCTCGATGTCGAAGCCACAGCGCCGATGGTCCAGTCCGAGACCTCCTCCGTCGGCAACGTGGTCGACAGCAACCAGGTCCGCTCCATGCCCTTGAACGGCCGCACCGGCATCAACGGCCTGATGGCCATGGCTCCGGGTGTCCAGCAGGCGGGCTCGAACCCGGCCATCGCGGGAGCCGCCTATCGCGGCGGCACCGGCCAGACCGTTGACGGTGTCTCGAACGACGACGCCATCGGCGAACGCCTGCTGGGCCAGATGCTCTCCCTTGACGGCGTAGCCGAGTTCAAGGTCATCGCCAACGCCGCGCCGGCCGAGTTCGGCAAGAGCGCGCAGGTCGTCATCGCCTCGAAGTCCGGCGGCAACGTGGTCCACGGCACCCTGTTCGAATTCAATCGCAACGCCGTCGCCACCGCCAAGACCCACTCGGCCCAACTGTTGGCCAAACCGCCCTTTAACCGCAACGAATACGGCGGCTCCGTCGGGGGCCCGGCCATCAAGAACAAACTGTTCTACTTTGGATCCTTTGAAGGGCTCAGGCTGGTCCAGTCCAGCACGACCCAGATGTCCATGCCGCGCGCGGCCATGAAGACCGGCGACCTAAGCAACCTGCTGCCCACCACCGTGATCAAGGATCCTCTCAATGGCGGCACACCCTTCGCCGGCAACATCATCCCCTCCAACCGCATCAGTTCGGTTTCCCAGCAGTTCATGAAGTACATGCCGGATCCGAACCAGCCGGGGCAGGGCACTGCCGGCCTGGGCACGAACTTCGTCGCCAATGTCCCGCAGCACCAGCCCAACGACCGCTACTCCGCCCGCGGCGATTACCAGATCACCGATCGGGATATGGTCTCTGTCCGCTACTTCTGGACGAAGAACGGACCCTACAGCACGGCCGGCGGCGGAGTCCCCTTCGGTAACTGGGACGGCTTCGGCATCAGCAGCAAGAACCTGGCCGCCCAATACACGCGCGTCATCACCCCCACCATCGCCAATGTCGCCCGCGTCGGTCTCAACTACTGGGAAGACTACCGCATGCCCCAGAATCACGATCTGGATCCCAGCAAGATCATTCCCGGCGCCACGCCTCCGCTGGAAGGCCTGGGCGGACTGCCCACCATCTCCATGACGGGCTTCCAGACGCTTTCCGATCAGCCCGGCTCCGGCGACGTCAACCACCAGCGCCAGTTCTCCGACAACCTGAGCTGGGAGCGCGGCAAGCACAGCCTGAAGTTCGGCATCGACTTCGCTCGCGTCGATGTGGTCAACCGCCAGAACTCCTCGCCCTATCGCGGCTCCTTCGCCTTCGACGGCCGCTACACCGGCAACTCCTTCAGCGACTATCTGTTGGGCGACATCTCCACCAGCTCGCGGGCGACCAGCAACTTCGTCCTCGACGACGTGAACTACCGCTTCTCCGCCTATGCCCAGGACGACTGGCGCGTCTCCAACCGGCTGACCGTCAACGTCGGCCTCCGCTACGACTACCAGTCTCCCTGGGAAAAGAACAACGACCTCGCCGTCTGGGATCGCGGCTCCAACGCCCTGGCGGTCATCAGTGGCACGGCCGATCCCATCTGGTCCGGAGTCGTCCCGGTGGTGGACGCCGCCAAGCTCGGCCTCGACCGCTCCAATTACATGAAGTTGGGCAGCCGCAACTTCGCCCCGCGCATCGGCATGGCGTTCCGCCCGCTCGGCAGCGCCAAGCTCGTCATCCGCGCCGCCTACGGCATCTACTACAACGTGATGGGTGAATACGACGGCGCCGTCGACCTGCGCGACCTCGGCTTGAACCCGCCCTTCCGCGCTTCCCAGACCTTCCTGGGCAGCAACACCGGCGTGCCGAACCTGACCTGGTCCGATCCCTGGGCCGGCACCGGTTCGTCCTCCACCAGCAGCCCGCCCAATCTGTACGCGGTCGACAAGAACTTCCGCATCGGCTACTCCCAGCAGTGGAACTACACGATGGAGTGGGAACCGGTGCGCAACACCGCCGTCCGCGCCTCCTACGTGGGCAGCAAAGCGACCCATTTCGTACAGGCCGTGAATATCAACGATCCGCTGCCGTCCTCGCTGGCCGTCCAACCCCGCCGCGCCTACCAGCCCTGGGGCAACATCTACTACTACCAGTCGGATCGCAACCTGGCCCTGAATCAGCTCCAGTTGGGCGCCACCCGCCGCACGGCTTCCGGCCTCAGCTTCGGAGCCGAGTATCAGTTCACCCGCGCGCTGGGCGGACCCTACGATGGAGCCTTGCCCACCACCTGGACCAACACCCGGCTGGACCGCGGCAACAGCTCCCAGTACGTCAAGAACTACCTGGTGGCCAACTACATCTACGAGTTGCCCGTCGGCAAGGGCAAGCCCTGGCTGTCCAACGTGTCGGGCATCACCAACAAGCTGGTTTCTGGCTGGCAGGTAGCCGGCATTGCCACTTTCGCCAGCGGCAACTTCCTCTCCGTCTCGTTCAACAGCAACAAGACCGGCTGGCCCAGCGGCCGCGCCGACATTGTCGGCGATCCCGGAGCCGCCCTCAAGAACGAACTGCAGTGGTTCAACCCGGCAGCCTATGCGGTGCCGGCTGCTTACACGTTTGGCAACTCGGCGCCGAACAGCATCACCGGACCCGGTTCGGTGAACTGGGATACCGCCCTGTTCAAGATGACCTCGCTGACCGAGCGGATCAACCTGGAACTGCGGGGTGAGGCGTTCAACGTCCTCAACCACGCCAACCTGGGCAATCCCGGCACGAACATCAGCGTTCCGGCCAGCGTCGGCATCATCACCTCGCGCAACGGCTCCAGAGTGGTCCAGTTTGGTGCGCGCCTGACGTTCTAG
- a CDS encoding FtsX-like permease family protein, with protein sequence MHRPLDEARYLAQRQFGNQTLLAERSREMGSGHALEVIAQDARYAFRQLRRAPVLTLSTLGLVVRSNMYVQQLAATVVGGLGLIALILAAVGLYGVISYTMVHRTREIGIRMAIGAQRWDALRLILGQGLRLSGIGIAAGFAAGFAAGPLFASLIYGISPRDPLTFACVALLMLLVSLAASFLPGHRATRIDPLLAVRHE encoded by the coding sequence ATGCACCGGCCGCTTGACGAAGCCCGCTACCTGGCGCAACGGCAGTTCGGGAATCAGACTTTGCTGGCGGAAAGGAGCCGCGAAATGGGGAGTGGCCACGCGCTGGAGGTGATCGCCCAGGACGCCCGCTACGCCTTCCGGCAACTGCGGCGGGCGCCCGTGCTAACCCTCTCCACCCTCGGCCTGGTCGTCCGCTCAAACATGTATGTACAGCAGTTGGCGGCCACCGTGGTGGGCGGCCTCGGCCTGATTGCCCTGATCCTGGCCGCCGTCGGATTGTACGGTGTCATCTCCTACACAATGGTTCACCGGACCCGCGAGATCGGCATCCGCATGGCCATCGGCGCCCAGCGGTGGGACGCCTTGCGCCTCATCCTGGGGCAGGGCCTCCGCCTGTCGGGCATCGGCATCGCCGCCGGATTTGCCGCCGGATTCGCGGCCGGACCGCTGTTTGCGAGCCTGATCTACGGCATCAGCCCGCGCGATCCGCTCACCTTTGCCTGCGTGGCTCTGCTGATGCTGCTGGTCTCGCTGGCGGCCAGCTTCCTGCCCGGCCACCGGGCCACGAGGATCGACCCCCTACTGGCCGTTCGCCACGAGTAA
- a CDS encoding LysE family translocator — protein sequence MQLLPPPAELLIFVTAAVVLLVIPGPAVLYIVARSVDQGRRAGFASCAGISSGGLVHVLAATFGLSALLVSSAMAYSAVKYAGAAYLIYLGIRKLREKPVTGEVGHAAPASLRRIYAQGVVVQLLNPKSALFFFSFLPQFVSPARGPVMPQLLALGLLFAAMGFVSDCLWAFTAGTASGWLRGNPAFLRHQRYVSGSVYIGLGLATAVSGSRASIRH from the coding sequence ATGCAACTGCTGCCTCCGCCCGCAGAACTGTTGATCTTCGTCACCGCCGCTGTCGTGCTGTTGGTGATTCCAGGACCGGCCGTGCTGTATATCGTCGCGCGCAGTGTGGACCAGGGGCGGCGGGCGGGCTTCGCTTCCTGCGCCGGGATCTCCTCGGGCGGGCTGGTGCATGTGCTGGCGGCGACCTTTGGCCTCTCTGCTCTGCTCGTCTCGTCCGCCATGGCGTACTCTGCCGTGAAGTATGCAGGGGCCGCGTATCTGATCTACCTCGGGATCCGCAAACTGCGGGAGAAGCCGGTGACCGGCGAGGTTGGCCATGCGGCACCGGCGAGCCTGCGCAGGATCTACGCGCAGGGGGTGGTGGTGCAGTTGTTGAACCCTAAGTCAGCGCTGTTCTTCTTCTCGTTCCTGCCGCAGTTTGTGAGCCCGGCGCGCGGTCCGGTGATGCCGCAACTGCTGGCTTTGGGCCTGCTGTTCGCCGCCATGGGGTTTGTGAGCGACTGCCTGTGGGCGTTCACGGCCGGAACGGCCTCGGGGTGGTTGCGCGGCAATCCGGCGTTCCTGAGGCACCAGCGGTATGTGTCGGGATCGGTCTATATCGGGCTGGGCCTGGCGACGGCGGTGAGCGGCTCGCGAGCGTCGATCCGCCACTGA
- a CDS encoding ADOP family duplicated permease, protein MSFWTRITNVFRGERLNRDIDEELEAHVAEAVVEGRNEAEARRALGAALRLREESRDLRLLPWLDSLRADAVLGWRQLMKRKVTSASAILSLALAIGACTAAFRLVDALLLRPLPVAEPERLFAVSYEKPGRDGRPGVYDSCSYPMFQRWQSALNGQAELLAISYPQRVDLAYGSDQEMEKAHRQYVSGRLFPAFGLRPALGRLLSEDDDRKQGASPYVVLSYDYWQRRFGGDPGVIGRSLRLDAGFFTIAGVAEKRFTGVEPGTVTDVFVPITMKNPASLGSANSFWFHTMVRLKQGGAAEPVRDLLAASYRAFEEERLKGSFQVAKAGPVVEATLNLEPAAAGASRMQREYRRPLTALSVLVALVLLIACANVANLMTAQGWARGREMALRVAIGAGRGRLVQLVLVEGAWIAGLAAAAGGVFAAWSAPFVVSMINPPDDPARLVLPADWRVFGFSLLLTLTVTILFGAIPALRAAAVHPAGALKGGADPHSRRRVMNALIAAQVTFCFLVLFVAGLFAATFDRLNRQPVGFSPDGLLALETVASSPQLPAFWNQVADRLRSVPGVESVGISAWPMLTGEMRNHRISIGGHAPGDALGFTLAVSPGWLETMRITMLGGRDFRREEMDPSVAIVNETFARQFFQGENALGKSFEMIEGKGVRIRVQIVGLVRDAAYRNLRESMLPVAYLPFQTTDQEGAPAPLTRGTFLVRSSRRALMELAPVLRQAVSSERSEFRVSNLRTQAEIVRSQTVRERLLAMLALFFAVVALVLAGVGLYGVMDYTALQRRREISIRMALGARGGDIAVRVTSQIYSMVAVGATAGLALGVASVGSLESLFYQVKATDLPVLAFPSIALLAAALLASMPAVVRAVRTDPARTLRAD, encoded by the coding sequence ATGTCATTCTGGACGCGCATCACGAATGTCTTCCGCGGAGAGCGGTTGAATCGAGACATCGACGAAGAGTTGGAAGCCCATGTGGCGGAGGCGGTGGTCGAGGGCCGGAATGAAGCCGAGGCCCGGCGGGCGTTGGGGGCCGCACTGCGGCTCCGCGAGGAGAGCCGCGATTTGCGGCTGCTGCCATGGCTCGATTCGCTGCGGGCGGATGCGGTGCTGGGGTGGCGGCAGTTGATGAAGCGCAAGGTCACTTCCGCTTCCGCGATCCTCTCGCTGGCGCTGGCCATCGGCGCCTGCACGGCGGCCTTCCGGCTGGTGGACGCCTTATTGTTGCGGCCGCTGCCGGTGGCCGAACCCGAACGCCTGTTTGCCGTCTCCTATGAGAAGCCGGGACGGGACGGACGGCCCGGTGTTTACGACAGTTGCTCGTATCCGATGTTCCAGCGCTGGCAATCCGCCCTGAATGGTCAGGCGGAACTGCTGGCGATCTCCTACCCCCAGCGGGTCGACCTGGCGTACGGTTCAGACCAGGAGATGGAGAAAGCCCACCGGCAGTACGTTTCAGGACGGCTGTTCCCTGCCTTCGGACTGCGCCCGGCGTTGGGCCGCCTGCTCTCAGAGGACGACGACCGGAAGCAGGGCGCGAGCCCCTACGTGGTGCTCTCATACGATTACTGGCAGCGGCGCTTTGGAGGGGACCCGGGCGTGATTGGCCGGAGCCTGCGCCTCGACGCCGGTTTCTTCACCATCGCCGGGGTCGCGGAGAAGCGTTTCACTGGGGTGGAGCCCGGCACGGTCACGGATGTCTTCGTGCCCATCACGATGAAGAACCCGGCCTCTCTGGGCAGCGCCAATTCATTCTGGTTCCACACGATGGTGAGATTGAAACAGGGCGGCGCGGCGGAACCCGTGCGCGACCTGCTTGCCGCTTCCTACAGAGCTTTTGAGGAGGAACGGCTGAAAGGTTCGTTCCAGGTGGCCAAAGCGGGCCCCGTGGTGGAGGCGACGCTGAACCTCGAACCGGCAGCGGCGGGCGCTTCGCGTATGCAGAGGGAATACCGGCGCCCGTTGACGGCGTTGAGTGTATTGGTGGCGCTGGTGCTGTTGATCGCCTGTGCGAACGTGGCGAATCTGATGACGGCGCAGGGGTGGGCACGAGGACGCGAGATGGCGCTACGCGTGGCCATCGGCGCGGGCCGTGGCCGGCTGGTGCAACTGGTCCTGGTGGAGGGCGCGTGGATCGCCGGGCTGGCGGCGGCAGCGGGTGGTGTATTCGCGGCGTGGTCGGCGCCGTTCGTTGTGAGCATGATCAATCCGCCGGACGATCCGGCCAGGCTGGTGCTGCCCGCGGATTGGCGGGTGTTCGGATTCAGCCTGCTGCTGACGCTCACGGTGACGATTCTGTTTGGAGCGATCCCAGCACTGCGGGCGGCGGCGGTGCACCCGGCCGGCGCGTTGAAGGGCGGCGCGGATCCGCACTCGCGACGCAGGGTGATGAATGCACTCATCGCCGCGCAAGTCACGTTCTGCTTCCTTGTCCTCTTCGTGGCCGGGCTGTTCGCGGCCACCTTCGACCGGCTGAACCGGCAGCCTGTCGGCTTCTCTCCTGATGGGTTGCTTGCGCTGGAAACAGTGGCATCGAGTCCGCAACTGCCGGCTTTTTGGAACCAGGTGGCCGACCGGCTGCGCTCAGTGCCTGGCGTGGAGTCCGTTGGAATTTCGGCCTGGCCGATGCTGACCGGCGAGATGCGGAACCACCGCATTTCCATAGGCGGCCACGCACCGGGGGACGCACTGGGCTTCACGCTGGCGGTTTCGCCCGGCTGGCTGGAAACGATGCGGATCACGATGCTGGGCGGCCGGGACTTCCGGCGCGAGGAGATGGACCCGAGCGTCGCGATCGTCAACGAGACGTTTGCCAGGCAGTTTTTCCAGGGCGAGAACGCGCTGGGCAAGTCGTTTGAAATGATCGAGGGCAAGGGCGTGCGGATCAGGGTACAGATTGTCGGCCTGGTGCGCGACGCAGCCTACCGCAACCTGCGGGAATCCATGCTGCCGGTGGCCTACCTGCCGTTCCAGACGACCGACCAGGAGGGCGCGCCGGCGCCGCTGACCCGGGGTACTTTCCTGGTGCGCAGCAGCCGCCGGGCGTTGATGGAGTTGGCTCCGGTACTGCGGCAAGCCGTTTCCAGCGAACGCAGCGAGTTCCGGGTCAGCAATCTGCGGACGCAGGCGGAGATCGTGCGGAGCCAGACCGTCAGAGAGCGGCTGCTCGCCATGCTGGCACTATTTTTCGCGGTGGTCGCCCTGGTGCTGGCGGGCGTCGGGTTGTACGGCGTGATGGACTACACGGCGCTGCAGCGGCGGCGCGAGATCAGCATCCGCATGGCGCTGGGCGCACGCGGAGGCGATATCGCGGTCCGGGTGACCTCGCAGATCTATTCGATGGTGGCGGTGGGCGCCACGGCCGGGCTCGCATTGGGCGTGGCGTCGGTCGGTTCCCTTGAATCGTTGTTCTACCAGGTGAAGGCCACTGATTTGCCGGTACTGGCCTTTCCGTCCATCGCACTGTTGGCCGCGGCGTTGCTGGCCTCGATGCCGGCTGTCGTCAGGGCGGTCCGCACCGATCCGGCCAGGACGCTGAGGGCGGATTAG
- a CDS encoding ADOP family duplicated permease has protein sequence MSFWLRLSNVFRGERLNREIDEELEAHVADAVAEGRNVADARRALGAALRLREESRDLRLLPWLDSLRADAVLGWRQIRKRKVASAAAILSLGLAMGACTAAFRIIDALLFRPLPVAHPEELYALQRSGFGFTGKFETDDGWAYPAFRLMAEAVRGRAELLALGSVERVDVSFASEDDIEKANVQYVSGRMFVSFGLRPAVGRLFGGAEDDLSQPQPYAVLSHHYWTQRFGGAADVVGRKVRIGTKVFEIVGVSGQGFTGTEPGSEAGIFLPVTMHTGAREAGWTWMRTLVRIPPGTAPEQIVARVAAVSRAFEENRAKGYRGLTPASIQRFLDRKVEIRPVWAGVSSLQKEYRRALQAMAVLVALVLLIACANVANLLAAQAAARAREMALRVSIGAGRGRLVQLVLVESGLMAILAAAAGGAFAAWAAPFVVSHINLPDDPAQLAMPVDWRVTGFAFALTVLVACLFGLAPALRASGVQPASALKGGSDPHSRRRLMYGLIALQVTFCFVVLFVSGLFVETFHKLSERPMGFVPDGLLVVDATPKQPQLPVVWEELTGRIRALPGVESAATSCWPLIGAIGWNGFVSVHNGPPSSVPAYMLAVSPGWLETMKIPLLDGSDFRPDAVAPGVAIVNETFVKTFFPGERALGQTFRRVSDQFQIVGIVRDTPYQGLRAPTPPLAFFPQHELDKKGELRPVRSMSFLVRVKGDAPLGLAPALRAELARARPDFRVTNVRTFQEILDGQTLQERLLALLALFFTVVALLLAGVGLYGVLDYSVLQRRKEIGIRMAIGARVGDIGRLVTGATLRMVLAGSAAGVGLGLGAARWIESLLFEVKASDPRMLVLPWLVIVVTALVASMPAVVRAVRTDPAKTLRAD, from the coding sequence ATGTCGTTCTGGTTGCGGCTGTCGAACGTGTTCCGCGGAGAGCGGTTGAATCGCGAGATCGACGAAGAGTTGGAGGCGCACGTCGCCGACGCGGTGGCTGAGGGCCGGAATGTAGCCGACGCCCGGCGCGCGTTGGGGGCCGCACTGCGGCTCCGCGAGGAAAGCCGCGATCTGCGGCTGCTGCCATGGCTCGATTCGCTGCGGGCGGATGCTGTGCTGGGGTGGCGGCAGATCAGGAAGCGGAAGGTCGCTTCCGCGGCGGCGATTCTGTCACTAGGCTTAGCCATGGGGGCGTGCACGGCGGCGTTCCGGATCATCGACGCACTGCTGTTCAGGCCGCTGCCGGTGGCACATCCAGAGGAGTTGTACGCGCTCCAGCGCTCCGGCTTCGGGTTCACCGGCAAGTTCGAGACCGACGACGGCTGGGCGTATCCGGCATTCCGCCTGATGGCGGAGGCGGTGCGGGGCCGGGCGGAGTTGCTGGCGTTGGGCTCTGTCGAGCGGGTGGATGTGAGCTTTGCATCTGAGGACGACATCGAGAAGGCCAATGTGCAGTATGTCTCGGGGCGGATGTTTGTGTCGTTCGGGTTGCGGCCCGCGGTGGGGCGCCTGTTCGGCGGCGCCGAGGACGATCTGTCGCAGCCACAGCCCTATGCGGTGCTATCGCACCATTACTGGACGCAGCGCTTCGGAGGGGCCGCCGACGTGGTGGGCCGGAAGGTGCGGATCGGGACGAAGGTCTTCGAGATTGTAGGTGTGTCGGGTCAAGGGTTTACAGGTACCGAGCCGGGCTCGGAGGCCGGCATCTTCCTGCCGGTGACGATGCACACCGGAGCACGGGAGGCGGGCTGGACCTGGATGCGAACGCTGGTGCGGATTCCGCCCGGCACGGCGCCGGAGCAGATTGTTGCCCGGGTGGCCGCAGTGTCGCGGGCGTTCGAAGAGAATCGGGCGAAGGGCTACCGGGGCCTCACGCCGGCAAGCATCCAGCGGTTTCTAGACCGGAAGGTTGAGATAAGACCCGTGTGGGCTGGGGTGTCGTCGCTGCAGAAGGAGTACCGGCGGGCGCTGCAGGCGATGGCGGTGCTGGTGGCGCTGGTGTTGCTGATCGCCTGCGCGAATGTGGCAAATCTACTGGCGGCGCAGGCGGCGGCGCGCGCGCGGGAGATGGCGTTGCGGGTCTCCATCGGCGCCGGGCGCGGCCGGTTGGTGCAGCTTGTGCTGGTGGAGAGCGGCCTGATGGCAATATTGGCGGCGGCGGCGGGCGGCGCATTCGCGGCCTGGGCCGCGCCGTTTGTGGTCTCTCACATCAACCTGCCCGACGATCCGGCACAACTGGCGATGCCGGTGGACTGGCGGGTGACGGGGTTCGCCTTTGCGCTGACGGTGCTGGTGGCGTGCCTGTTCGGGCTGGCGCCGGCGCTGCGGGCATCGGGGGTGCAACCGGCCAGCGCGCTGAAGGGCGGCTCGGATCCGCACTCGCGGCGCCGGCTCATGTACGGCCTCATCGCGCTGCAGGTGACGTTCTGTTTCGTGGTGCTGTTTGTTTCCGGGCTGTTTGTGGAGACGTTCCACAAGCTGTCGGAACGGCCGATGGGCTTTGTGCCCGACGGGTTGCTGGTGGTGGATGCGACGCCGAAGCAGCCGCAGCTTCCGGTGGTGTGGGAGGAGCTGACCGGGCGGATCCGGGCGTTGCCGGGCGTAGAATCGGCGGCGACGTCCTGCTGGCCGCTGATCGGCGCCATTGGTTGGAACGGTTTCGTGTCGGTTCACAATGGGCCGCCAAGCTCCGTGCCGGCGTACATGCTGGCGGTGTCGCCGGGCTGGCTGGAGACGATGAAGATTCCGCTTCTCGACGGCTCGGACTTCCGGCCGGACGCCGTGGCGCCGGGCGTGGCGATCGTCAATGAGACATTTGTGAAGACCTTCTTCCCCGGCGAGCGGGCATTGGGCCAGACGTTCCGGCGAGTCAGCGATCAGTTCCAAATTGTGGGGATCGTGCGGGATACGCCGTACCAGGGGCTGCGCGCGCCGACGCCGCCGTTGGCCTTTTTCCCGCAGCATGAGCTCGACAAGAAGGGCGAGTTGCGGCCGGTGCGCAGCATGTCGTTCTTAGTGCGGGTGAAGGGGGATGCGCCGCTGGGCCTGGCGCCCGCGTTGCGTGCGGAGCTCGCCCGGGCGCGGCCGGATTTCCGCGTGACCAACGTCCGAACGTTCCAGGAGATACTCGACGGCCAGACGCTGCAGGAGCGGCTGCTGGCCCTGCTGGCGCTGTTCTTCACTGTGGTGGCGCTGCTGCTGGCGGGCGTGGGGCTGTATGGCGTGCTGGATTACTCGGTGCTGCAGCGGCGCAAGGAGATCGGCATCCGCATGGCGATCGGCGCGCGGGTGGGCGACATTGGGCGGCTGGTGACGGGGGCGACGCTGCGGATGGTGCTGGCCGGATCCGCGGCGGGCGTTGGGTTGGGTTTGGGCGCGGCGCGTTGGATTGAGTCGCTGCTGTTTGAGGTGAAGGCGTCGGATCCTCGGATGCTGGTGCTGCCGTGGCTGGTGATTGTCGTGACGGCGCTGGTGGCCTCGATGCCGGCTGTCGTGAGGGCGGTCCGCACCGATCCGGCCAAGACGCTGAGGGCGGATTAG